A region from the Lutra lutra chromosome 1, mLutLut1.2, whole genome shotgun sequence genome encodes:
- the LOC125099442 gene encoding keratin-associated protein 8-1: MQCNNFSGAVFPGCYWGSYGYPLGYSVGCGYGSTYSPVGYGFGYGYNGCGAFGYRRYWPFDLY, from the coding sequence ATGCAGTGCAACAACTTCTCCGGTGCCGTCTTCCCAGGATGCTACTGGGGCAGCTATGGCTACCCCTTGGGGTACAGCGTGGGCTGTGGCTATGGCAGCACCTACTCCCCAGTGGGCTATGGCTTCGGTTATGGCTACAATGGCTGTGGGGCCTTTGGCTACAGAAGATACTGGCCATTTGATCTCTACTGA